Sequence from the Rutidosis leptorrhynchoides isolate AG116_Rl617_1_P2 chromosome 3, CSIRO_AGI_Rlap_v1, whole genome shotgun sequence genome:
caccctgagctctctcacgcttatcaccagaaagttcatagactggaattgacataccagtatccggatgataatcaataactggaccatctctcagagaagcccaaatgtactttgctttctcacccttatagtctatgtactgagtgatacggtgaagccactgagtgtacttgccatcaaacaacactggaggatgggaatctgatccaatgatcaaagtatcttgagtagacatcttgaaaatgaggtagattcggtaaagattctgtattacacaaatctcagATGAAAAATTACAACAATCTTATCAGAATGTCAGATTTtgtaacagattcggtactgtagcagattcggtaaagtagaaaattcggtaaagattctgtatatcagattctgtaaaagaaactgatcagaaatacaagagacacacccagattcagtatagattcggtaaccacaagaattgtagcctgtaaacacttaaaacaatgaattaagtgatatagaaactcagattctgtatatgattcggtagtcagattttGTAAGAATTTGAAGTTCAATCTCAATTCAATCATTTTGAATttgattcggtaaccttgctgcacaaggaaacactttagtatcacacaaaatatcaaagataccgaaagtataggataccgaatgtcaactgtagcaggtgacaataccgagtctaagtttaaaacttagaaatatgacagaatcctttctcaaaccacaccaattagctacgtatcatcaaaccgaatgtgatagaatcacaatcacaccacaatctgcaacacttaagatgaatttaagtgatgaagcagactcggtataacagttacgataccgagtgttgatcaaatcttcaaaacttaatgaattgaagaaattgaaccgtcagaaatgtgatttaacacctcacgaacacaactgaatccttaaatcttcacaaaaattcagaatcaagcttgaattaagcaataccgagatttttagccacaaactctaaaaatcaacttgattctccataattgaagttaaaaagctgtaatgatgatcgaaactctttctaaaatacctaatgcacctttgctgaacttatcacaagaatctgaacgtcagattatcaaatttgatgataccgaatgtgattcaaaatactgagagtaatcagattctgtaatcttcaatctctggatcgatatagtgatgtagaatcacttcctggaagctctgataccaaatgataggtcagatcatgttgagattgagagaaatgataagataaagagagattcggtagataggaatgagactcggtattagagagaatcggtacaattacattccacagcttctagaactcagttacaatgcaatggctatctaattaggactacttaggttccttatatagccctcttctaaggaaccttcatttaagcttattttcacattaacactatacaacttcggggtcctaacaaactggatacatgtttaatcttggatcgggagtaatatcatggtgcagtaagagacaaccaactgtatccttatcaagcactgaagcagaatatcgatcggcatcatcagcaacacaagaaattacttggttgaagcaactaatggaagatcttcatcaatcaacagattatcaagtaaaacttttctgtgataatctatcagctattcgattagcagagaatccagtcttccatgcaagaacaaaacatatagaagtgcgtTATCACTATgtacgcgagaaggtccttgaaggggagatcaagatgatgccaacaaagacagatgaacaggttgcagatatattcaccaagagcctaagtaaaccgaattttacaaaattcagagaagcacttggaatgatctgcaagacatcgttggaagaaaatttgcattgaggggagtgttaaaatacaatgcaaatttagaataatatggaattagtaaatgtatatgggtaaaatatctagatattaatatgtatatgaaaaatatctagatattaaaataaaagaaaaatctagaaaataaaaatatagatatttgtatagaaatatctagatatttatttatccatggaaatatctagtttttagaaacttccatggagtagtataaatatgggtgaggaTTTCATTTGTGTGTAAGTTGTGAaagttgtgaaaagagtgagttgagaagtagagaagaagtaagaagtgagaagagtgtgagtagagaagaaaagcttgtaagtaagtaatattgtaattgtattttgtattaataaaagtgttctttgttaagtttctcggttaagccttagtttgtgtttaagttcttagtgcacttgtgttgtttttattatatggtcggctctgccgcctatgtgatacatggtcggttataccgtctaaatgatatatggtcgacattgtcgcctaagtactattgtgcactaagaattcataaaattaaaggctaatcaacgccaaagtgttggtgtagtgagtctagtatagtctagatcctctatagtgggtgtgttgggctcgtcgaagcatcCAACAGTATATGTGAACAATCATCATCTATTTCCTATTTTATGTTTTTCCTTCACCAAAAATTCCGGAAAAAAAAGCATATATCGGAATGAATACGAACAGCAGCCAAGTCGCATATAATAACCTTTATCATTATGAGCCAAGCGTGTATATTCACTTTTGAATTCACCACCTAATTCAGCCGCACCACTTATTAATATTACGCATTTGTTTCTTTTTTTCCTTTTATGTTATTTTTATTCTAGCGAACTCTTATAATAAAATCGGCGTGgggctgagccgcctagcttgactaggttccaaaccccgaaaaaaagaGAATATTGTCAAAACTCTTGTTTGCAGCGTTGAAGAATATTGTTATCGTCAACAAAAGTAGCATATGAAAGCGGTACTTGATCCCTAGGCACAGCAAGCCACGGCGTAAAAAAAACGCTACAAAAAAGGAGAAGCCGTCAAGCAATCTACAACTCTATCAACGAATATCAGGCTATTCAATGCAACAAATGAGAAAAAAATAGAgtttattttatttctttaattTAATATTAGTGTTTTGTTCCAGTTcgaactttcgcgatttcgccgttcggcctgcgggggagtgttagaatatGGTTATATTAGTGAAGCCCGGCCCGTATGTGGGTTTAGGGTTTTTAAGGTTTCATTGTAGTCTATAAATACCGGCATAATAAATCATAATATCCTATGgggtttaaaaaaaaacttaatgAACAACTTATTATTGTATATGACGTCACTTATGATTTATAGATGCAATAGAGTGTGTATGTTTTAGAATACGCGTAGGGAAAACATGCTTAATTTATACTCGTAATTAGAAAGAGCAAAACATTAATATTTATAACATGGATCACATAtagattattttcataataatcgtCCATATTGCTCGTACGTCATGCATTACTTCCATCGATATACACCTCATTGTACCCTACAATACAAGATGAAGATACATTCATTAATTACTTTGAATAGTTTTATTGATTGAACACTACAGCAAAAATTCCAATTTCACACTATCAATATTTTCATCGCTTATAGACTTGTATAGATTTTCTAAAGACAAAATTACGcgcgtcgtccctgaacttgtttCCAGCCTTCTCAAGTCATCCTGATTCTTTTTTTTTTGCTTGCGTCATCCCTGTTCTTCTAAAATATAACATAGGTCGTCCTTCTGTATACATTCCGTCCAATATCTCCGTTAAAGTCAATCATGTACgaatcatgtgagggtatttcaGTCTTTTAATAACTTGAGGGATGACGAGCGTAAttttgtctaataataataataatttgagggACGACGCacgtaattttatttaataataataataataataacagtaataataacaataataataataataataataataatattattattattattattattattattattattattatcgaccaACGTTTTCAAATCGTGACTTCGACGCACGTTTTCGATGCGCGAATCCGAAACGAGTTTTCGAGGCGCATTTTCGACACGCAATTTCGACGCATGTTTTAGAGGTGTGTTTTTCGACACACGATTTCGACGCGCGTTTTCGAGGCGTGTTTTTCGACACGCGATTTCGATGTGCGTTTTCGATGCGTGTTTTTCGCGCGTCTCGGAAAACACGCAGAAAATCGCGTGTCGAAAAAACACGCCTCGAAAACGCGCGTCGAAATCGTGTGTCGAAAAACACACCTCGAAAACGCGCGTTAAAAACGCGCGTCGAAATTGCGTGTCGAAAACGCACATCGAAAATGCACTTCGAAAACGCGTTTCAGATTCGCGCATAAAAAACGTGCGTCTAAATCGCGATTTGAAAACGTTGGTTGCTAAAGTACTTGACATGTTATGCAAAGTTGACATTTAActgagaaagttaacaaaagtttaCGATACCCCTCTTTTGATTAACTTTCGAAAATACACTCCTTTTTTATAGCGAAATGAAATATATTACCTAAAGTAGGAAAAGTGGTATAACATGTTACCTTTTTATGGATTTTGCCCCAATAATAATaagcacataataataataataataataataataataataataataataataataataataataataataataataataataataataataataataataattattattattattattattattattattattattattattattattattattattattattattataacaattattattattattattattattattattattattattattattattattattattattattattattaaataaaattacgtGCGTCGTccctcaaattattattattattattagacaaaaTTACGCTCGTCATCCCTCAAGTTATtaaaagactaaaataccctcacatgattcGCACATGATTGACTTTAATGGAGATATTGGACGGAATGTATACAGAAGGACGACCTATGTTATATTTTAGAAGAACAGAGATGACGCAAGCAAAAAAAAAGAATCAGGATGACTTGAGAAGGCTGGaaacaagttcagggacgacgcgCGTAATTTTGTCTTttctaaatttaaacttaaaaacctgtGAACATTTGTGTATGTCTCAAAAGATTTGCAAGCTTTAAATAAAAATCGAAAACATAGTTTTAGgcatagtaataataatgctagtgAAATTAAGTAAGATCATTACGTAGAGCAGTTTAAATTACGACTAATCTTGTAAGGGATATGAACGTCGCATTTTCCAGGGAGATCATTGGCATAGTTCATATTAAGACCGTGAACCATGTTAGCGGTTTCCTCCAAACATCGACAAGCTGTTTGGCGGTCAGTAGTGGTGTCCGCATCCTTGTACAATGACTTCACACCGTCACAACATTTTTGAGGCACTTGACCTCCTTTAACAAGGAAAGTAACGCATGGAGTTAGAGAAGTTATCACCAATTGGCAAGTCACCACACTCTCCGTTGAACGAGGGACGATTGCTGCCACCATGGCAACGAGTACAGACAACAATACAGCCTTTGCTCCAATTGCCATTGATGTTCTAATGTTCGTGCTTGATAGTAAATTAGGTTTTGTATGAGTTGAAGGGTTAGATATAGTGGGGTGTTCCTTATTTTGTGTGAAAAGAGTTGTGACAACAAACTTGTATTTGTGACTTTGTGCGTCTAGGATTCTAATTATAAAGTTGTATCATGATTATAGAATTACTTTGGACTAACTAGTGATATTTTATTATACGCAGTAGTCGTTTTATATAATTAAtggtatttattaaaaaaaatccaaTTAAATACTACTCCACTAAATTATAGTTTTGAGAAGGGCATTTTATAAAGTTTTTGGCCTTTAAAAAAATCTATAGTTTTGAGAAGGGCATTTTAATGAACTAAAACACGTAGATTAGGTAAAACGTGTAATAACAAAAGTTGTATATCACACCTTTCGGATTACAACAACATAATGCTTAATTTCAGCTGAATACATTGCAATATAAAATTCCTCTTCTGTATATTGCAAAAAAAAAAACTCACTTTTTTATtgatatattaaaatttaaaacCATTGGCTTGAAGTTAgttcgaaaaaaaaaattgatatatattaaattcttTATACTATTATAGAATTATTACGTACATTATATAATTACATAATTTTGTTTGAATTTCCAATAAGAATCTCATAATTAAGTAACTAAACGTAACAAAAACACACACAGGAACGGATTCGTTAGCTTTCTTTCTAATTGAAGATAGCCAATTGTTGGCCCATTAAAATAAGGGTAAACAGGCCCATCTAAAACAACTAGGATCATGATCCGTAGTTGACAGCCAGTTAATCTACATGTTTAAACTGTAATATACGAGTAATACTTTTGATCAAATTTAATCTATGTATAATTAAACATCTAAACTGTACAGTATAGAATTGGCTATAACATGTACTGTAGTACTTTAAGTAACTGATAATCAATAAAGTTGAACTATAAATCTTGTTAGGAAGTAGTCCATGAAAGatttgtaatcacttgcatccattaaTTTCCTTgaaattcaagggaccaatgagagcgcgacatgtggcgcaaaaatcacatatgattgaaaaaaaaaattcaaaatttttttttcccgaaaataaaaatgtttttttcccgaaatttttttcgaaattttttttttcaaatttttttttacaatcacatgtgaatcttcatgtcaatcacatgtgattgtaaacccaatcacatgtcaaatccaatcacatgtgattgtacaattcaatcacatgtgattgtgcaggtaaatcacatgtgattgtaaaaaagaaaaaattaaaaaaaaaatttcggaaattttttttgaaaatttatttttttccccaaaaaaaaaatttaattttttttttaagacaaaatttcattcctcgtccctgaactttacatcaactttgactccctatcccttttcttttttttgtgcatccctcgtccctaatgtatcagaaatctacatccctcgtcctcccgtgTATTTTCTGTCTATTTTGCCCTTACCCTCCTATCACGTGCAGAGCATGTGAGGGTAAAAAGTTCATTAAACTACATGGACGAGGAGCGTAATTATGTCTTCTTCTTTAATATTCAATTTAGTcccaaaatcataaatcataaaccctaaattcACAAGAAACACATGATAATATCACAAACTTAATTCATTTTTTGTCATAACCAAAAAATGAAGACGATGTTGTGTCTCTGCTAATTCATATATTCACAAGTTAAATTACAAACCCAGAAATGAAAATTTACAAGTCAAACAAACGTGCTCATTTGAATCAACAccctaaataaataaattaataaacatAAATTCAGAAACCTTCGGAGTAGAAACCGCCCGTTGAACAGATGGCTGGATCTGAAACATTTGGAGAAGTATTATCATCGGAGACCAAACCTATCATCCCTCCGTTAACACTCTGAAATATTTCAGGTCACCGTCGAACATATGTTGTTGCCGAAAAGGTTTAACGAACCAGATCCGAAATATGTAACAAAGTAAAATGGTGGCAACGCATCTGCGGTCACACCACCGCCGGATCTATTGGTCAAATCACTCGTGACGGCGGCGGTGGTGGTGGATGATGACGACCACACCACCACCCATTGAAAAACTATAAATCTAGTTGTTTTGTTTTTGGAAAtcaaaaaacttattaaaaacattaaaCCCCAAATTAGCTTTGTACTAAAAGCTTGAAGTTGGTGTTATGTGAGTAGCAAAAGAGGGTTCTTCATTTGAAAAAATGAACAGAGCAAAAAGAAGACATAAAGTTGTGTTTTTGgtgatttatgatttatgattttgAGATTAAATTGAATATTGAATTGAATATTGATGTATGATTTTGGTCAAATCACTCGTGACGGAAGCAAAAAGGATGATGATTTATGATTTTGGGACTAAATTGAATATTGAAGAAGAAGACATAATTACGCTCCTCGTCCATGTAGTTTAATGACCTTTTTACCCTCACATGCTCTGCACGTGATAGGAGGGTAAGGGCAAAATAGACAGAAAATAcacgggaggacgagggatgtagatttctgatacattagggacgagggatgcacaaaaaaaagaaaagggacagggagtcaaagttgatgtaaagttcagggacgaggaatgaaattttgtctttttttaatcacatgtgatttttcaCGTCACATGTCACGCTCTAATTGGTCCCTTGGatatcaacttaatttatggattcaaatgaatattccttGTCCATTGAAATGTGACAAGATCTAAATTGTGTTTACGCTCCACTATTGCGGGTATCAAAGTATCAATTTTGATATCCGACTTGTTATTAGTTGTACTTGCATATAAGACATCTGTTTTTAATGACGTGTCAGATATTTGATATGGCGACTTATACAATTGTCACATCATCAATTACTAAACTTAAATAAATCATTAGATTTCTAAAAAAGGACTAAGATTTAAAAGCGAATACACACTATCCCGGCGGATCTACTTTAATAGCAGGTAGCACGGGCTACCACTTAAATACGCAATCTAGtggaaaaatttgagatttttaattAGTGGCACCACTGGATAATGTAAATTTTTTTCGATGACACTActggatagtgtaaatttttttgagCTTTAACTAGTGACACTAGTCCGCCACTACACACTATCATACAAAAATTGAAGTTAGGGGTCACAATATTCAGATTGTGTATGTTATGTGGATTTTAAGAGAGATTGACTAACTTATGTTTTTAAAGATAAATTAAACTTTGTTAAATAAAATCATCACAAAATAAGtttatttatacataattattattatataatttaattcacATTGCATATGTTTATTTTTTCCGAAATCTAGATGGGACGGATGCTCCTACTTAACTCCACTATGTACTGTCACTAAATTGTTGTCACTAAATCGAAAGTA
This genomic interval carries:
- the LOC139902725 gene encoding non-specific lipid-transfer protein 1-like: MAIGAKAVLLSVLVAMVAAIVPRSTESVVTCQLVITSLTPCVTFLVKGGQVPQKCCDGVKSLYKDADTTTDRQTACRCLEETANMVHGLNMNYANDLPGKCDVHIPYKISRNLNCST